The following are from one region of the Candidatus Obscuribacterales bacterium genome:
- a CDS encoding NAD(P)H-quinone oxidoreductase codes for MKAIVITKPGGPEVLKYDNVPTPEPQGNEVRIAVKATAVNQADILQRRGQYPAPPTCPADIPGLEYSGVIEKIGPDVKELAIGQNVFGLVAGGSYAEFIITDARTVAPMPSNLSFEEAAAIPEAYITAYDAMVSQCKLAAGETVLINAVGSGVGSAAVQIASVIGATSIGSSRTAEKLEPAIKLGLNKGILVKDKSLSKLVLEATNNKGVDVVLELVGGDYVTEDVACMTYKGRIVVVGLLAGAKADLNLAALLSKRLQIRGTTLRARPLEEKIEVNKTFIRELVPHIADGCLKPVIDCIMNLDQAAKAHEYVSSGDHFGKVVLKV; via the coding sequence ATGAAAGCAATTGTGATTACCAAACCGGGTGGTCCGGAAGTCCTCAAGTATGACAATGTCCCAACTCCAGAGCCGCAAGGCAATGAAGTTCGCATTGCTGTGAAAGCTACAGCAGTAAATCAAGCCGACATCTTGCAGCGCCGTGGACAATATCCTGCACCGCCGACTTGTCCGGCAGATATCCCAGGGTTGGAATATTCCGGCGTCATTGAAAAAATCGGTCCTGATGTCAAAGAATTGGCTATAGGACAAAACGTCTTCGGATTGGTAGCCGGCGGATCATATGCTGAATTCATCATCACTGATGCCCGAACTGTTGCTCCCATGCCTTCCAACTTATCTTTCGAAGAAGCGGCAGCAATTCCTGAAGCGTACATAACCGCTTACGACGCCATGGTTAGTCAATGTAAATTAGCAGCGGGCGAAACAGTACTAATAAACGCCGTGGGCAGCGGTGTCGGCAGTGCTGCCGTGCAAATTGCTTCTGTAATAGGAGCCACATCCATCGGCAGCAGCCGGACAGCAGAGAAACTTGAGCCAGCAATCAAATTAGGCTTGAACAAAGGTATTTTAGTAAAAGACAAATCCCTATCTAAGCTGGTCCTCGAAGCAACTAACAACAAAGGCGTCGATGTTGTCCTGGAATTAGTAGGCGGAGACTATGTCACTGAAGATGTCGCTTGCATGACCTACAAGGGACGCATTGTTGTGGTTGGTCTTTTAGCCGGAGCTAAAGCTGACTTGAATCTTGCAGCATTGTTGAGCAAACGGCTGCAAATTAGAGGAACCACGCTCAGAGCTAGACCATTAGAAGAAAAGATCGAAGTGAATAAGACATTTATCCGTGAGCTAGTGCCACACATAGCAGACGGTTGCTTAAAACCGGTAATTGATTGCATCATGAATCTCGATCAAGCTGCCAAGGCACATGAATATGTAAGCTCAGGCGATCATTTCGGCAAAGTTGTATTGAAAGTCTAA
- a CDS encoding SpoIID/LytB domain-containing protein, with translation MQIRVGITTNNLKDWLHDSVSVFCPQAIVIDQDSQKQMSTSSEIQVQAKGNQLILKTENQTLQANSFLIKSNNNETIHIRSLSREGHLQPNYHGELELIAKKNKIQVLVHCDLETYLRGVLSSEIPASYNLEAVKAQAVAARTYGLKPRIDHTPDGFNVCDSYLCCQYFAGYPKSIAERHESAITQTKNQILTFNNEPILALFSACAGGHTENYENCFSDPITGAFPPQPLPYLKGVTEGKLPNGYPSENALRELYHETKPDTCDSFSNKFRWHLTFSADQLEAHMHHVAETMLDDKLTAPFIFPPPSKKFGHIEKFEITKRGVAGTAISMTVHTSTGPWIIKKELIIRSLFKNPELNVARLMSARIFFDHKRNNLNLLTDLIVYGFGWGHGVGLQQNGAQGLALQGKTYKQILAHYFPGSAISEAN, from the coding sequence ATGCAAATTCGTGTCGGCATAACCACCAATAACCTAAAAGACTGGTTGCATGATTCAGTTTCCGTCTTTTGCCCGCAAGCAATCGTCATCGATCAAGATTCGCAAAAGCAGATGTCTACATCTTCCGAAATTCAGGTACAAGCCAAAGGCAACCAACTGATTTTAAAGACAGAAAATCAAACCCTGCAGGCAAATTCGTTTCTCATCAAATCCAATAACAACGAAACAATTCACATCCGCAGTTTAAGCCGCGAAGGACATCTACAGCCAAATTATCATGGCGAACTAGAACTCATCGCCAAGAAAAACAAGATTCAAGTCCTTGTCCACTGCGATTTGGAGACTTACTTAAGAGGCGTTCTTTCGTCAGAAATTCCTGCCAGCTATAACCTGGAAGCAGTTAAGGCGCAAGCTGTTGCCGCTCGAACTTATGGACTAAAACCACGCATTGACCATACTCCTGATGGTTTCAATGTCTGCGACTCCTATCTTTGTTGCCAGTATTTTGCCGGATACCCGAAAAGTATTGCCGAGCGTCACGAGAGTGCCATAACACAAACAAAAAATCAGATCCTCACTTTCAACAACGAACCAATTCTTGCTTTGTTTAGCGCATGTGCAGGCGGTCATACCGAAAACTACGAGAATTGCTTTTCGGACCCAATAACAGGCGCATTCCCGCCACAGCCACTGCCATATCTAAAAGGTGTTACGGAAGGCAAATTACCGAACGGATATCCTTCCGAAAATGCTCTGCGTGAACTTTATCACGAAACTAAACCGGATACCTGTGACAGCTTCTCTAATAAGTTTCGCTGGCATCTCACCTTTAGTGCAGACCAACTAGAAGCGCACATGCATCATGTCGCCGAAACAATGCTGGATGATAAATTAACCGCACCGTTTATTTTTCCTCCACCCTCTAAAAAATTTGGGCACATCGAAAAATTTGAGATAACAAAGCGCGGCGTTGCCGGAACAGCAATATCAATGACGGTTCACACATCCACAGGTCCCTGGATTATCAAAAAGGAACTTATTATTCGTAGTTTATTCAAGAATCCAGAGCTGAATGTTGCCCGCTTAATGAGTGCACGCATTTTCTTTGACCATAAGCGCAATAATCTAAATCTTCTCACCGACCTAATCGTCTATGGCTTTGGTTGGGGACACGGAGTAGGACTGCAACAAAATGGCGCTCAGGGGTTAGCTTTACAAGGAAAGACATACAAACAAATTCTCGCCCACTATTTTCCAGGCAGCGCCATTAGCGAGGCAAACTAA